In Paroedura picta isolate Pp20150507F chromosome 6, Ppicta_v3.0, whole genome shotgun sequence, one genomic interval encodes:
- the USP16 gene encoding ubiquitin carboxyl-terminal hydrolase 16 isoform X1: MGKKRIKGRQVQPDESVEVLKPVCKHLRKGLEQGHLKKVLHNVNWNACQDCLSSDNETHEKCAEEEEDRPSLWLCLKCGHRVSSPHYTHTKGCGRDSKDQHALKHYETPRSEPHCLVLSLDNWSVWCYLCDNEVQYDSSTQLGQLVDYIRKQTLVNVQTPTSTDEENKQLGNKKIKDHKNEEEREKKEILMKDNNLHLNGNVEVTVKGLSNLGNTCFFNAVLQNLSQTPVLRELLKEVKMADSTLSIEPPDFSVTEPLVVKLDQPRPLTLAMCQFLTEMQETKKGTVSPKELFSQVCKKAIRFKGYQQQDSQELLRYLLDGMRTEETQRMCAGIFKALNNFGDKENEELKKKIKEYSKRKAPHSFVDRVFGGELTSTIMCEECRTVSLVHESFLDLSLPVLNYQSGKKKTNDKNIKNANEKEMEDEDNNLKTDSYLKERDEAPGTSKHLQKKSKKMARKQAKNQRRQQKMQEKVIHLTDPCVTEKSEVGQDCNKEIESSNEVTDLKQEEESLNQCEEHCADEKENNDRQEVTKNVQDTEKCSKNTECCDQEASSEAVTDFLPEDLVPAADGEGEIAKEEEDIPKENKIDKEEEIPKEDKIAKEEDEISEEDKFLEEDEISHIFNKLSLDTESDNMDISSYELDSDSKIYEVVNEDSETAFCTLANRELVSTEEGSVLHCLYQFTHNEKLCENNKLLCDVCTRRQLCGPKNSTNVKKHIYTNAKKQMLISLAPPVLTLHLKRFQQAGYNLQKVNKHIKFPEVMDLAPFCSVKCKNVVEGSQRVLYSLYGVVEHSGTMRSGHYTAYVKTRAANDQLSDLVLHGKIQQTSGIESSKGQWFHISDTHVQAVPVSKVLSVQAYLLFYERLL; the protein is encoded by the exons ATGGGAAAGAAACGAATAAAGGGACGACAAGTGCAGCCAGACGAGTCAGTGGAAGTGCTGA AGCCTGTATGCAAACACCTTCGCAAAGGATTGGAACAAGGCCACCTGAAAAAGGTGTTGCACAATGTGAACTGGAATGCCTGCCAGGATTGCCTGTCATCGGACAATGAGACACATGAGAAatgtgcagaggaggaagaagacaggCCTTCACTATGGTTGTGTCTCAAATGTGGCCACAGGGTATCTTCCCCCCATTACACCCATACCAAA GGCTGTGGCAGAGATTCTAAAGACCAGCATGCTTTAAAGCATTATGAAACCCCAAGATCAGAACCTCACTGTTTGGTTCTCAGTTTAGACAATTGGAGTGTGTG GTGTTATCTATGTGATAATGAGGTCCAGTATGACAGTTCTACTCAGTTAGGCCAACTTGTGGATTACATTAGAAAGCAAACTCTTGTGAACGTTCAGACTCCAA CATCCACAGATGAAGAGAACAAGCAACtgggaaataaaaaaataaaagaccataaaaatgaggaagaaagggagaagaaagagatcCTGATGAAAGACAACAACCTTCATTTAAATGGCAATGTGGAAGTTACTGTGAAAGGTCTCAGTAACTTGGGAAATACATGTTTCTTTAATGCAGTTCTGCAG AATTTATCACAGACACCAGTTCTGCGAGAGCTGCTGAAGGAGGTTAAAATGGCTGATTCGACACTTAGCATTGAGCCTCCAGACTTCTCAGTAACG GAACCTCTGGTGGTTAAACTTGATCAGCCAAGACCTCTGACACTGGCAATGTGCCAGTTTCTAACAGAAATGCAAGAGACTAAAAAAGGGACTGTGAGCCCCAAAGAACTCTTCTCTCAGGTCTGTAAAAA AGCAATACGTTTTAAGGGATATCAGCAGCAGGACAGTCAGGAGCTGCTTCGCTATTTACTAGATGGGATGCGAACAGAAGAAACTCAG CGGATGTGTGCTGGTATTTTTAAAGCACTGAATAATTTTGGTGACAAAGAAAATGAAGAGCTAAAGAAGAAAATCAAAG AGTATAGTAAGAGAAAGGCACCACATAGCTTTGTGGATCGTGTTTTTGGAGGAGAATTAACAAGTACTATCATGTGTGAAGAGTGCCGAACT GTTTCTTTAGTTCATGAATCTTTCCTTGATTTGTCACTCCCTGTCTTAAATTATCAG agtggtaagaagaaaacaaatgataaaaatattaaaaatgcaaatgaaaaGGAGATGGAAGATGAAGACAACAACCTGAAAACTGACAGTTATTTGAAGGAGAGAGATGAGGCTCCTGGGACAAGTAAACATCTCCAGAAAAAGTCAAAGAAAATGGCTAGAAAGCAAGCAAAG AATCAGCGTCGACaacaaaaaatgcaagaaaaggtGATCCATCTAACAGATCCTTGtgttacagaaaaatctgaagttGGTCAAGACTGTAATAAAGAAATAGAAAGTAGCAATGAGGTTACTGACCTAAAACAAGAGGAAGAATCTTTAAATCAATGTGAAGAGCACTGTgcagatgaaaaagaaaacaatgatAGGCAAGAGGTAACAAAAAATGTACAGGATACAGAAAAATGTAGTAAAAATACAGAATGTTGTGACCAAGAGGCAAGCAGTGAAGCTGTAACAGATTTTCTCCCAGAAGATCTTGTCCCTGCTGCAGACGGGGAAGGGGAAATTGCCAAAGAAGAGGAAGATATTCCTAAGGAAAATAAGATTGATAAAGAAGAGGAGATTCCAAAGGAAGACAAGATTGCTAAGGAGGAAGATGAAATTTCTGAGGAAGACAAGTTTTTGGAGGAAGATGAGATTTCTCACATCTTTAACAAATTATCTTTGGATACGGAGTCTGATAATATGGATATTTCATCATATGAACTTGATTCTGATTCAAAAATCTATGAAGTAGTGAATGAGGACTCAGAAACAGCATTTTGTACTCTTGCAAACAGGGAACTGGTGAGCACTGAAGAAGGTTCAGTCCTTCACTGTTTGTATCAGTTTACTCATAATGAAAAACTCTGCGAAAATAATAAACTTCTCTGTGATGTATGCACACGAAGACAACTCTGTGGACCAAAGAATTCTACAA ATGTCAAGAAACACATATATACAAATGCCAAAAAGCAAATGCTTATTTCTCTTGCTCCTCCAGTTTTAACTCTTCACCTGAAGAGATTTCAGCAG GCTGGGTATAATCTCCAAAAAGTGAACAAGCACATAAAATTTCCTGAAGTAATGGATTTGGCACCTTTTTGCTCAGTTAAGTGTAAG AATGTTGTAGAAGGGAGTCAGAGAGTATTATACTCTCTATATGGTGTTGTTGAACACAGTGGTACTATGAGATCTGGCCACTACACTGCCTACGTGAAGACAAGAGCTGCCAACGACCAACTTTCTGATCTTGTCCTCCATGGAAAAATTCAACAAA ctTCAGGAATAGAATCCTCCAAAGGACAGTGGTTTCACATTAGTGATACACATGTGCAAGCTGTACCAGTGTCAAAAGTACTCAGTGTCCAAGCATATCTCTTATTCTATGAGCGACTACTGTAA
- the USP16 gene encoding ubiquitin carboxyl-terminal hydrolase 16 isoform X2 — translation MGKKRIKGRQVQPDESVEVLKPVCKHLRKGLEQGHLKKVLHNVNWNACQDCLSSDNETHEKCAEEEEDRPSLWLCLKCGHRGCGRDSKDQHALKHYETPRSEPHCLVLSLDNWSVWCYLCDNEVQYDSSTQLGQLVDYIRKQTLVNVQTPTSTDEENKQLGNKKIKDHKNEEEREKKEILMKDNNLHLNGNVEVTVKGLSNLGNTCFFNAVLQNLSQTPVLRELLKEVKMADSTLSIEPPDFSVTEPLVVKLDQPRPLTLAMCQFLTEMQETKKGTVSPKELFSQVCKKAIRFKGYQQQDSQELLRYLLDGMRTEETQRMCAGIFKALNNFGDKENEELKKKIKEYSKRKAPHSFVDRVFGGELTSTIMCEECRTVSLVHESFLDLSLPVLNYQSGKKKTNDKNIKNANEKEMEDEDNNLKTDSYLKERDEAPGTSKHLQKKSKKMARKQAKNQRRQQKMQEKVIHLTDPCVTEKSEVGQDCNKEIESSNEVTDLKQEEESLNQCEEHCADEKENNDRQEVTKNVQDTEKCSKNTECCDQEASSEAVTDFLPEDLVPAADGEGEIAKEEEDIPKENKIDKEEEIPKEDKIAKEEDEISEEDKFLEEDEISHIFNKLSLDTESDNMDISSYELDSDSKIYEVVNEDSETAFCTLANRELVSTEEGSVLHCLYQFTHNEKLCENNKLLCDVCTRRQLCGPKNSTNVKKHIYTNAKKQMLISLAPPVLTLHLKRFQQAGYNLQKVNKHIKFPEVMDLAPFCSVKCKNVVEGSQRVLYSLYGVVEHSGTMRSGHYTAYVKTRAANDQLSDLVLHGKIQQTSGIESSKGQWFHISDTHVQAVPVSKVLSVQAYLLFYERLL, via the exons ATGGGAAAGAAACGAATAAAGGGACGACAAGTGCAGCCAGACGAGTCAGTGGAAGTGCTGA AGCCTGTATGCAAACACCTTCGCAAAGGATTGGAACAAGGCCACCTGAAAAAGGTGTTGCACAATGTGAACTGGAATGCCTGCCAGGATTGCCTGTCATCGGACAATGAGACACATGAGAAatgtgcagaggaggaagaagacaggCCTTCACTATGGTTGTGTCTCAAATGTGGCCACAGG GGCTGTGGCAGAGATTCTAAAGACCAGCATGCTTTAAAGCATTATGAAACCCCAAGATCAGAACCTCACTGTTTGGTTCTCAGTTTAGACAATTGGAGTGTGTG GTGTTATCTATGTGATAATGAGGTCCAGTATGACAGTTCTACTCAGTTAGGCCAACTTGTGGATTACATTAGAAAGCAAACTCTTGTGAACGTTCAGACTCCAA CATCCACAGATGAAGAGAACAAGCAACtgggaaataaaaaaataaaagaccataaaaatgaggaagaaagggagaagaaagagatcCTGATGAAAGACAACAACCTTCATTTAAATGGCAATGTGGAAGTTACTGTGAAAGGTCTCAGTAACTTGGGAAATACATGTTTCTTTAATGCAGTTCTGCAG AATTTATCACAGACACCAGTTCTGCGAGAGCTGCTGAAGGAGGTTAAAATGGCTGATTCGACACTTAGCATTGAGCCTCCAGACTTCTCAGTAACG GAACCTCTGGTGGTTAAACTTGATCAGCCAAGACCTCTGACACTGGCAATGTGCCAGTTTCTAACAGAAATGCAAGAGACTAAAAAAGGGACTGTGAGCCCCAAAGAACTCTTCTCTCAGGTCTGTAAAAA AGCAATACGTTTTAAGGGATATCAGCAGCAGGACAGTCAGGAGCTGCTTCGCTATTTACTAGATGGGATGCGAACAGAAGAAACTCAG CGGATGTGTGCTGGTATTTTTAAAGCACTGAATAATTTTGGTGACAAAGAAAATGAAGAGCTAAAGAAGAAAATCAAAG AGTATAGTAAGAGAAAGGCACCACATAGCTTTGTGGATCGTGTTTTTGGAGGAGAATTAACAAGTACTATCATGTGTGAAGAGTGCCGAACT GTTTCTTTAGTTCATGAATCTTTCCTTGATTTGTCACTCCCTGTCTTAAATTATCAG agtggtaagaagaaaacaaatgataaaaatattaaaaatgcaaatgaaaaGGAGATGGAAGATGAAGACAACAACCTGAAAACTGACAGTTATTTGAAGGAGAGAGATGAGGCTCCTGGGACAAGTAAACATCTCCAGAAAAAGTCAAAGAAAATGGCTAGAAAGCAAGCAAAG AATCAGCGTCGACaacaaaaaatgcaagaaaaggtGATCCATCTAACAGATCCTTGtgttacagaaaaatctgaagttGGTCAAGACTGTAATAAAGAAATAGAAAGTAGCAATGAGGTTACTGACCTAAAACAAGAGGAAGAATCTTTAAATCAATGTGAAGAGCACTGTgcagatgaaaaagaaaacaatgatAGGCAAGAGGTAACAAAAAATGTACAGGATACAGAAAAATGTAGTAAAAATACAGAATGTTGTGACCAAGAGGCAAGCAGTGAAGCTGTAACAGATTTTCTCCCAGAAGATCTTGTCCCTGCTGCAGACGGGGAAGGGGAAATTGCCAAAGAAGAGGAAGATATTCCTAAGGAAAATAAGATTGATAAAGAAGAGGAGATTCCAAAGGAAGACAAGATTGCTAAGGAGGAAGATGAAATTTCTGAGGAAGACAAGTTTTTGGAGGAAGATGAGATTTCTCACATCTTTAACAAATTATCTTTGGATACGGAGTCTGATAATATGGATATTTCATCATATGAACTTGATTCTGATTCAAAAATCTATGAAGTAGTGAATGAGGACTCAGAAACAGCATTTTGTACTCTTGCAAACAGGGAACTGGTGAGCACTGAAGAAGGTTCAGTCCTTCACTGTTTGTATCAGTTTACTCATAATGAAAAACTCTGCGAAAATAATAAACTTCTCTGTGATGTATGCACACGAAGACAACTCTGTGGACCAAAGAATTCTACAA ATGTCAAGAAACACATATATACAAATGCCAAAAAGCAAATGCTTATTTCTCTTGCTCCTCCAGTTTTAACTCTTCACCTGAAGAGATTTCAGCAG GCTGGGTATAATCTCCAAAAAGTGAACAAGCACATAAAATTTCCTGAAGTAATGGATTTGGCACCTTTTTGCTCAGTTAAGTGTAAG AATGTTGTAGAAGGGAGTCAGAGAGTATTATACTCTCTATATGGTGTTGTTGAACACAGTGGTACTATGAGATCTGGCCACTACACTGCCTACGTGAAGACAAGAGCTGCCAACGACCAACTTTCTGATCTTGTCCTCCATGGAAAAATTCAACAAA ctTCAGGAATAGAATCCTCCAAAGGACAGTGGTTTCACATTAGTGATACACATGTGCAAGCTGTACCAGTGTCAAAAGTACTCAGTGTCCAAGCATATCTCTTATTCTATGAGCGACTACTGTAA